The segment GGTCGGGCAGGAATGAATCCGAAGTCTTGAGGCAAGTCATAGAAGTCATCAATATCGGGGACTCCCTGTATGAACAGCTTTCTGTTCAACTGTTCCTTGTGGGACTGGAGATCTGGACCAAAAGTAATTTTATAAACATCACTAACTCTGTAAGCAAGGCACTTGGAGACTTTAACAAATGGCGAAAATCAGACCTGTATCCACGGATGCGCCACGATACCGCTCACTTATTTGCATATCAGAGCTTTGGAAGTAGCCTGGGGTTGGCATATGTGGGGTCCATATGTGATAGACAGTGGGCAGCAGCAGTTGATTCCTTCACCAACAAGAAGTTGTCCTCGTTCATTATCACGTTTGTCCATGAGCTGGGGCATAATCTTGGGATGCGCCATGACGAACCGTACTGCAAATGCAGGCGGAAGAGATGCATTATGTATGAAACCGAAGTCGACACCGATGCGTTCAGTGACTGCAGTTACAAATACTACTTTGACTTGCTTGGGAGTGGTGGTACCTGCCTGCGTCAGCCACCGGCACCTGGCAGCTACTACACCTTGAAGCGTGAATACTGTGGGAATAAGATAGTAGAAAGCGGagagcaatgtgactgtggtTCACGGTCAAGCTGCAGAAAGGATCCTTGCTGTCACCCCAACTGTACATTAACTGCAGGTTCAGTTTGTGCTTCTGGAAAATGTTGCAAGGGCTGTCAGGTCAGTCCAGCAGGAACACTGTGCAGAGCAAGTACCAGCATCTGTGACCTGCCAGAGTACTGCAACGGGACTTCCCCGTGGTGCCAGCCAGACTTGTACATGCAAGATGGAACCCCTTGCAAAGATGGTTCCTATTGCTATCGAGGAAAATGTACTTCCCACGATGAACAATGCAAGCGTCTCTTTGGCAAACAAGCTAGGGTTGCTCCTTTAGATTGTTTCATAGTGAATACTGAAGGTGACCGTTTCGGAAATTGTGGTATTCGTGACAATATTCAGTTTATACGATGCAGCATTGAGAATATGTTATGTGGTAGGATACAGTGTGAAAACATACACAGGTTGCCTTTTTTGCAAAACCACATAACAGTAGTCCAAACCCCTGAGGAAGGTAAAAAGTGTTGGGGCCTTGACTACCACGTAGGGATGGCTACAGCTGACCTAGGGGCTGTGGAAGATGGCACGCCATGTGGTAGTGACATGCTTTGTATCAAAAGGACATGTACCAATATGTCCGTGCTGAACTATGACTGCAACGTAACAAAGTGCCATAACAGAGGAGTGTGTAACAATCGTAAGAACTGTCACTGCAGGTATGGATGGGCTCCTCCAGATTGTGAGTGGGAAGGATTTGGAGGTAGCATTGACAGTGGACCTGCTCCACCCGAGGAGGTTTTTcagagagcaaaaataggaGTAGCAGTatttagctttctttttctctttgtcctTGGAGTTGCCCTTACCATATATTTTAAACGGGAAGTAGGGGAATGGCTTAGGAGGGAAAAAGGTTGGTGCCGTGGAAGAAGATAGTAGTTCTTCCAAAGCTGTAGCTGTGGATGCTCCTGGGAAAATCTCCAATTACCCTTGAGCAGAGCCAGCTGATAACTCATCAAAGTAATTCAACACGTTCTGAATAGTTATAAtctaatataattttattaaatacagAGTAAATGttatctttgtttattttaagttaATAAATGCTGGCAGTAAGGTATGCTAGTTTTTTGATTTGCTCTTTGAGCTCTCGAAGTAGTTAGGCAAACAGTAGGTATAGCTTTTATGCTCCATATCAACTGTTTACAAAtgtaaactttttaaaacaggTGTAAATAAATGGTTTGCTCTACTTTACTCCTTCATCTAATGCTTTCTTCAATTCAGGGAGAGGTATTTGTGAACATTTTGCTTCTGTCAGCCAGTAATagccaaagagaaaaaagaattgcTCTTACAGTCTCTTCATTGAAGATGCACCTGAGACATGCAGGCAGGCTAGAAACGGATATTCTGGTGAGATGCAGGTATATACCTGGCATAAAACCTTCACACTGTTTCCAGGGAGGAACCTTTCAGGAGGAAGGTAGTCGGTAGGGAGTGGGTTCTTCATTTTGTGAGACGGTAGAGAAGCATTATCCAGATCATGCCAGTAAATGTTACACTTCTGAACCatcagatatacatgtatgtcaaaAATACAGTGACACCAAACCTGACGTTTCATGAGAAcacatctgtttttttctggacGCTTCACAATACCTTGCCTACAGGTTCTTCTGAGAAGTgctatgtattttattattgtgagaaaaaaaaaaaaaaaagctgtctgtgAGACTGCACAAGTTAACTGGATTTCTAAAACACTTGGAACTATTCTGCTAGCCCCCACAGCCAGAATTCCCACAATATTTGATAGATATTTTATCTAACTAGCTCAGGAGCTTTCTCTTGCTTTACTATGTGATTGCTTTGTAAGCAGTTACTGAATGTCATAGCTCTACAGCATGCTATGTAGAAgcatattttcaattttttaacaAGATTTAAAATTTGTCAAATTTATGAAAAAGTATGGAAAAAGGATCTGAAAATACTAATAGATGATTAGATGATACTAAtagattttattattgttattatcatgTATATTATAGCAATATCTAGATTTTTCCACCAGATCAGCATAAAGAGGAATCTGTAGTCCAGATTTATggtgaaaattttattttaaatgtctggCATTTTTGGACTAAGGACTATAGTGCACTTGTCTGCTACCAGAATGGTTATATCTATTTGGAAAGCAAAACCCATATTTTTAGCAAACGTTCTCTAAAGGCAGGATAAGTAACACAAGACTCGCAACATTTGGGAAGAAAGATTTGGTTACTCAACAGGTGCCAATGGAAAACTTTCAGACTCCCAGGTATGACACATGCTTTTCGAATATGCATTTTTCTACACGTTTTTTAAACAATTGTGTTTCTCATCCAAAAAGGCCTGGTTACATTATGGTTGGATGTGAAATACAAAGATGTGATTCAGAGCTCGTCATGGCTCTTTGTCTAAAGCAAAAGGGTCCTTAAACTGTTACCTATATTTGCCTGGTGACCTGAGGTGACGCATTGTTTGTCCAGCATGCTGCATCGTATCTTGGTACAACACGGATGGTTTGGGGCAGGTGAAGAAAACTTAGTCCCCGCATTTATGCCGAGAGGCGAGATAACTCCACTTTGACTAACCCACAGCtttattctttcctcttttattattttatctaaaataatctaaaaattatttctctttattttattattattattattttagttgagttttgttttcccagagaACTAACGAGCATAATTCAGGTGCAAGAAGCAAGGAGGATGTGGCAGCTGAAAGAAGCAACCCAAGCGCTGCGGGCTCCCTGTGCGCCCCTCGGAGCCCCGCCTGCCTCTTGTCATTTCCCTTTTTGCACCCAAAACCACCAGTGGCAGAGTGCTGGGGGTGCCAGCCCGTCACCGTGCCCCTGCTGCCTTCCAGCCCGGCACCGAGGGCGTGCtcgagaggaaaaaaaaaaaaaacacaacacaaactacaactcccagcgctccgcggcgcggccccgcggcGGCCGAGGAAACGAAAGCGGCCGCCCCGGGAGCCGACTTCACCTTGGGGCTGCAGCATGAACGGCAGCGTGGCGGCCGGCGGCGGCCTCGCCGAGGAGGTGATCAGGCTCACCCGCAGACCCTCGGGTACGGCCGGGCCGGCGGCCGCCCCTCGCCGGGCCCCGGCTCCTCCCGGGCCGGGGCAGCCGCGCCGAGGCCTGCGGGGAGCGGGCGGGCAGGGGGAGGGCAGCGGCGAAGGGGGGGGACCCGGCCCCGGGTTTCGCTCTCGTCGCCGGGAGGTGGCGAGGAAGCCCCGGGGGGCCcgcagggagcagcccccgagccccgGAGCCGTCTCCCCGGGTGCCGTCGGGGGTGGCCGGGCGATGCTgcggctgctggtgctgctgtggcGAGTGCTCTGCTGTGGGACGGGGCTGCGGCTGTGTAAGGGGGAGAGAAATCCGCcaggctctggctgctgccgtAACAGCGCTCTgaggtgctggctgctggcgGTCTCCCTCTGGGAAATGGCAAaaaatggggttttggggagccgGGAGCTCGTGCTGCCGTCTGCTGCCTCGCTGCTCTTGCTTTGGAGTGAAGCAGCAGGTGTGCAGTGCTCTGGTGTTGTCGGACGCCCAAAACTGGGGGCATTGCTGGAAGTTTGAGTGCAGGTGACAGTCCCCAGATGGGCAGCTTTGTGCGGGATGCTCAGTGTGGAGTCAGAGGGGACTTCGGGTGTCAGACGGGAGCGGTGCTGGCtgaagggaaggggagcaggggcGTCTGCAGGGCATTCTTTTGGCTGTGTTCTCCCATCACAGCAACATCCCCTCTGCTGGCAGCGACCAGACCTTCAGACCACAGCTGGCTGAGGTACTTCTATAGGATTTATGCTGTGATTACAATGGCACTGTCAGAATCGCAGCAAGGtagcaacacacacacacatctgaAGGAAATTCCTGGATCTGAAGAGCTGCAAGGTCTGGGGAAGTTTTGAAGCCAGAGCTGCGCTTTGATGTGTGAGGCCTGATCTTTAATTAAAAGAGAGGCGAATGAGACCGGCCCTCCCCtctgcacagctgctgtgcGTGGCCGCAGGCCGGCTTTGCCTCCCCATGCCTTGCCAGGAGCTCCATGGCGGTGAGCCACATCCCCTGGCTGTCCCCGGGGAGGCCGTGCAGGTGGCACAGTGGTGGCAGGTTCCCCCTGccctcatcctcctcttctGCCTCCATGAGCCCATGGCTGCCCAGCCTAGGCAGTGTTTTTGTACATGCAGGTGGGATAGCATCACAGGCCTTCAGCAAGCGGAGTCTGGCGTCCTGCTTTGGGCAAGGTGCAACACTGcatttctctgctgcttctcatcTCTGGGCAGCGATTTGCAGAGCCAGGCCTGGTCCCGACGCCGGGTGAGCCTGCAGACCATCGCAGGCAGGCCACCTCTCTGCCTCGCAGCCGCAGGAAGCCTGCACGGCCACATTGCGAGCCTCAGCTGATGAAACTGTGCTTGTCGGCAGAAATGATTTGTAAAATGAAGCCCGTTCTGGCTCCAAGCACTTTCCATATGTTTGGGAACACCTCGACCTGAAATCCTGAGGGGGAGGATGGGGGCGTTgaagggcagagctgggaggtCTGCACCATGGCCACTGGAATTTAAAGCTGGTTCCTGAGGGCGGCATCTGTCCGGCCATCGAGATGGGctgcctgttttctgctgtcagGCTTCCAGCTACAGCAGCTGATCTGAAGGCCCTACAGCCCTTATGATCTTTAATGACTTATCACTAAATTATTACTCATTTCTGGTAAAGGAACAAACTGCTGTTCCCTGTAAACCTGAGTGCAAGCCCAACTCTAACATGAGTTGTGGCTGCACATCTTTCTAAAATAGGATGATGCCAAACACCTCCGGCAGAAGTTTGCTGAGGGGGTGATTGTATTGAAGTAGCAGAACTGTTTGTGTAAGTCTCTTGTCTTTCTCAAATTGCCTTCTAATTTATTAGGCCGAAATTAGGCAGAAAAATTTGGTTGTGTGAAAAACTAAATAACCTTGTAGATTCAAATTGGGGTTTGTATTATTCAGTATCTCTACTGCTAATTCTGTAAATCCTGATTTTTTTGAATGTTCTTAGGGGGACTTTTTACGTTTCAGGTGGGTAAAGGAGGCGAGGCATGGGAGGGCCAGAAGCTAGACCCAGGCATGCTTTTACAGCTCTCTCCTTGCACTCCCGTCCCCTGTGGACAAGGGATTTAATGCCTTGtgctctctccttccccttcctctctttctcctggTTATGCTCTGTCCCTTACTGAGGCTGCATgagctggagggaggagaatAGCAGCAGAGTTGAAGGAATGATggggaagatatttttagcCAGACTGGAAGCTTAagtgctggaaaagaaagacaggGTGAAAAAGCCCAGCGGCAAGTCCTGCAGGTACTTAACTCGGTCTAGTGTGAGCTCCTGCTTCACAGGGCTTCTGCTGACAATAACTTTAGATTATTTTTCTAATCATAGGTGAAAACTTGCAAAATCTATACTGGTTCATCTTATattgtatgtgtatatatatatgtatacacacaaaaaaaatgagagataGTCAATGTACTCTGAAACTTGGATTCCTTCTTTCTGGCTTTGTAATAAATATTGATTAAAACTAATTTTCTGTAGTATTGCTTCCTCTGAAGGTTTATGGCAAATCATTTTTAGGTTTGTGgatgttgtgatttttttttttaattcttatcaAAGGTGAGTTATTGTGCACAAGCGTTCCTTGGAATAGGTACGAGTCCAGCTGAAAAGTCAGCGTTTCTTCAGTCTGCTGCTCCTCCCATCTTCTTCCTCATTAGTCTGAAGCTGccaggaaggggagggaagagaagaggagaggagaggagaggaaaaaaaagtaaatcaggTGTGGCAAGattgctgttaatatttctcCACTTCCCAACTGCAGATGCACACTTAAAATACCATGACTCATCTCCTATATCCTTTGGTCCccagtaataattaaaaatgctgcTTCCCAGCAGGCACAAGGTGTTCATACTCTTTCATTtgcagctctgcttcccagAGTTTCTAGTCCCAACTTTGTGAGagtgagggagagagaaaggaaaaataaatcagcctGGCTGACAGTAGGTTTTGTGTGACTGGTTTATGtcaatttttgtttcctctctctatttactttattatttatacacctgatttttttttcttgatttttctttttttcactgccAGCCTCTTCTCGGGGAGTCTTCCCCATCCCATGTTACTGACAGAGAAGCTTAGCGGCATGTGCAGCGCACAACGTGCTCTTGTAACCTGTGGTTTTCCAGAGTTTGCATTCAGATTGTTCTTCTGGATTTTGATGGAACCACGAGTATTAATCTTTAACTGTGCTGTAATCCAGCTGCTGGTTCCAGCTGGAGGTCTGTAATCAAGGGTTACTTTAaagaacaatacaaaacaaaaaaaaatgtggacaTCAGTTCTATTTAATgcatatgtatttctttttattttgcatgaaATCCAGGAacttgtctttattttctgtggtgttttgaGTTCCTGAAAGAGAACAAAGTGCATAAAATCTGAACTAGCTGTGTCTGACCTGATCTTACTTTACTCTTGGAGGCAAAGGTTGCCAGTTCCAGCTCCTCACAGGTAGGCACGGAGCCTTTGGAGTGTGAGGTGGCCCTGAGCTCCTCCTGCCTGTTTCCTCACCTCTAGACAGGGCCCAATGCTCCTTGCCTTCCCTAGCTGTGATTCTCAGCTCATGAAACTCCTGAggcacaatttcttttttttctcaaagctaATGGTTTACCATAGCCTCCTGTGAAATGCAGAGTGCTTTCATTTACTTTCATCCTGTGCTGAAGAGGCGAATTCCTGCCGTGGGTTGCGTTGGCATCTTAGAATTGATGGCATGCTTCTCAGTACTTCCCAGCTCTCACCTGAAAACAGCTCCCAGAAGCTTTACTGAGTGAAGCATCTGCCCCCTCAGGCACTCGGGGTCTCTCTTCTGCTTTAAACACCAGTTCCctgagaaattttattttttaggcaGTGATGGTTGGGAAGGGTGATGCAGATTTGTGTGCTGTGAGCTTCAGCATGGTGGAGCAAACAGAAGGGCACGGGAGGGTGCAGTCCCCGGCAGCAGCAAGGATGTTTGAAGCTCTGAACATTTTCT is part of the Anas platyrhynchos isolate ZD024472 breed Pekin duck chromosome 5, IASCAAS_PekinDuck_T2T, whole genome shotgun sequence genome and harbors:
- the LOC101795725 gene encoding disintegrin and metalloproteinase domain-containing protein 20 produces the protein MYPGCWGAISRGGRRRRPPCCRSASVPRRGRAGTEGQLGMWGWLHSRLGPRTKPGTGQRQAVAMGTLLLLLLGLVGCPAAQGGEPGTLQITSMWVTVPRQLSPRADTNPLTVSYWLEVDGRPRILRLRPRRGLVSRPFTLVTYGEDGARREEHPFVQDDCFYQGEVQGSPGSLVALGTCGRGLRGVLWVEGGTYEIEPIPNDPAFRHFLYRMEASDSPMGPTCGLTPEELQYQKGFLPWLQAPLVDDEYMLKEWWTHIRYVKIVVVVDNVRFVRSGRNESEVLRQVIEVINIGDSLYEQLSVQLFLVGLEIWTKSNFINITNSVSKALGDFNKWRKSDLYPRMRHDTAHLFAYQSFGSSLGLAYVGSICDRQWAAAVDSFTNKKLSSFIITFVHELGHNLGMRHDEPYCKCRRKRCIMYETEVDTDAFSDCSYKYYFDLLGSGGTCLRQPPAPGSYYTLKREYCGNKIVESGEQCDCGSRSSCRKDPCCHPNCTLTAGSVCASGKCCKGCQVSPAGTLCRASTSICDLPEYCNGTSPWCQPDLYMQDGTPCKDGSYCYRGKCTSHDEQCKRLFGKQARVAPLDCFIVNTEGDRFGNCGIRDNIQFIRCSIENMLCGRIQCENIHRLPFLQNHITVVQTPEEGKKCWGLDYHVGMATADLGAVEDGTPCGSDMLCIKRTCTNMSVLNYDCNVTKCHNRGVCNNRKNCHCRYGWAPPDCEWEGFGGSIDSGPAPPEEVFQRAKIGVAVFSFLFLFVLGVALTIYFKREVGEWLRREKGWCRGRR